A single Microbacterium protaetiae DNA region contains:
- a CDS encoding sirohydrochlorin chelatase has protein sequence MTPVLIGCSHGTASAQDRAAIRALLDQARVLLPHVEVREGFVDRQKPSLDHVIADVAPGVPVVVAPLLLSTDHHTKIDIEDAVRRRPTAISTPALGPHDLLALVLESRLDELGLRDDDGVVLAAADSRDPATARAVSSMAERLSICIRRPVGVGFATGRAPRLAEAVSTARMARAGRVVAASYVLAPGHFADLVRDAGADAVTQPLAPDPRVAAIIAERFHDAVATLAA, from the coding sequence ATGACCCCCGTGCTCATCGGCTGCTCACACGGCACGGCGTCGGCGCAGGACCGTGCGGCGATCCGCGCTCTGCTCGACCAGGCGCGCGTGCTGCTGCCCCACGTCGAGGTGCGCGAGGGGTTCGTCGACAGACAGAAGCCCTCGCTCGACCACGTGATCGCCGACGTTGCGCCCGGTGTTCCCGTGGTCGTCGCTCCGCTCCTGCTCTCAACCGACCATCACACGAAGATCGACATCGAAGATGCGGTGCGCCGCCGCCCCACCGCGATCTCGACTCCCGCGCTCGGTCCGCACGACCTTCTGGCTCTGGTGCTCGAATCGCGGCTCGACGAGCTCGGGCTGCGCGACGACGACGGCGTCGTGCTCGCCGCGGCGGACTCTCGCGATCCGGCCACGGCGCGCGCCGTGTCTTCGATGGCGGAGCGCCTGAGCATCTGCATCCGCCGCCCGGTCGGGGTCGGCTTCGCCACCGGCCGCGCCCCGCGGCTGGCAGAGGCCGTCTCCACGGCGCGCATGGCACGTGCCGGCCGCGTGGTGGCCGCCAGCTATGTCCTGGCGCCCGGGCATTTCGCCGATCTGGTGAGGGATGCCGGAGCCGATGCCGTCACACAGCCGCTGGCCCCCGACCCGCGTGTGGCCGCGATCATCGCCGAACGCTTTCACGACGCCGTCGCGACCCTGGCCGCGTGA
- the nirD gene encoding nitrite reductase small subunit NirD, translated as MTLLAPPAATTHAAQWTPVCAIDDLESERGRAALVGDTQIALFLLYSGRIHAVSNRDPYSGAHVIARGIVGSRDGAPTVASPMYKQVFDLRTGRCLDALGKEEKSLTTWPVAVRGGEVLVRWGSTL; from the coding sequence ATGACCCTGCTCGCTCCCCCCGCCGCCACCACCCACGCCGCACAATGGACCCCGGTCTGCGCGATCGACGACCTGGAGTCCGAGCGCGGGCGCGCCGCCCTCGTCGGCGACACCCAGATCGCGCTGTTCCTGCTGTACTCAGGTCGCATTCACGCGGTGTCGAACCGTGACCCTTACAGCGGCGCGCACGTGATCGCGCGGGGCATCGTCGGCAGTCGAGACGGCGCTCCCACGGTGGCCTCCCCGATGTACAAGCAGGTCTTCGACCTGCGCACCGGCCGGTGTCTCGACGCCCTGGGCAAAGAGGAGAAGTCGCTGACAACCTGGCCGGTGGCGGTGCGCGGCGGTGAGGTGCTGGTGCGCTGGGGGTCGACGCTGTGA
- the nirB gene encoding nitrite reductase large subunit NirB, with translation MNPDDALPRLVVVGAGMVAHRLVESIVTREPGSWQITVLGDEDVAAYDRVGLTVCLTGTEPAEIALDPSVFAAEGVTLRTGVRATQIDRTARTVHCDDGSTHPYDRLVLATGSSATRPPVDGADHAACFVYRTLDDVLTLRSFVQRRTAELDRPMTGVVIGGGLLGLEAAGALQTLDVAATVVQSSDRLMSAQLDRPAGDALRRLIQERGMSVVTEARSTAVVTDRTGMICGVAFGDGTTLAADVVVFTVGVRPRDELARDADLAIDERGGVVIDAQCATSDPAILAIGEVASFEGQCIGLVAPGYAMAEVAATHLLGSAASFPGYDQSTKLKLAGVDVATFGDAFGTTAGALDVVYSDPIAGLYKKLVLSDDAQTLLGGMLVGDATAYGTLRPLVGRPLGGDPVAYLMPADTVAAAPSGDLPDDALVCSCNGITAGRIRLAVSEEGCTDVAGVKACTRAGATCGSCIPMVTKIVGAELAKTGHALRSGLCEHFEMTRPQLFDAIRVTGLDTFSAIVERFGTGRGCDICKPVIASILASLLHSHVLDGENAALQDTNDHVMANLQKDGSYSVVPRIPGGEITPDGLLAIGEVARDFGLYTKITGGQRIDMFGARLEQLPEIWGRLVDAGFESGHAYGKSMRTVKSCVGSTWCRYGVQDSVGMAVRLELRYRGLRSPHKLKLGVSGCARECAEARGKDVGVIATEAGWNLYVGGNGGFTPRHATLLAEDLDDEMLVTAIDRFVMYYIRTADRLQRTAAWLEDLDGGIDALRAVIFNDSLGICADLDAAMATHVDAYEDEWKATLDDPDKLRRFASFVNAPTLPDPALAYTIERGQPRPATADERDNGRVLIAGTTLEVRS, from the coding sequence ATGAACCCGGACGATGCACTCCCCCGCCTGGTCGTCGTCGGTGCCGGAATGGTCGCGCACCGCCTGGTCGAGAGCATCGTCACCCGCGAGCCCGGCAGCTGGCAGATCACCGTTCTCGGTGACGAAGACGTCGCCGCCTACGATCGCGTGGGACTCACCGTCTGTCTGACAGGCACCGAGCCCGCCGAGATCGCCCTCGATCCCAGCGTCTTCGCCGCCGAGGGCGTCACGCTGCGCACCGGCGTACGCGCCACGCAGATCGACCGCACGGCCCGCACCGTGCACTGCGACGACGGGTCCACGCACCCGTACGACCGGTTGGTTCTCGCGACCGGCTCTTCCGCCACGCGCCCGCCCGTCGACGGCGCCGACCATGCTGCGTGTTTCGTCTACCGCACGCTCGACGACGTTCTCACTCTGCGCTCGTTCGTACAGCGGCGCACGGCCGAGCTGGATCGCCCGATGACCGGCGTCGTGATCGGCGGCGGTCTGCTCGGACTCGAAGCGGCCGGTGCCCTGCAGACGCTCGATGTCGCGGCGACCGTCGTGCAGTCGTCCGACCGGCTGATGTCCGCCCAGCTTGATCGCCCCGCGGGCGACGCGCTGAGACGCCTCATTCAGGAACGCGGGATGTCGGTGGTCACCGAAGCACGCAGCACCGCCGTCGTCACCGACCGGACGGGCATGATCTGCGGGGTCGCGTTCGGTGACGGCACGACGCTGGCAGCCGATGTCGTCGTGTTCACCGTCGGGGTGCGACCGCGTGACGAACTCGCCCGCGACGCCGACCTGGCCATCGATGAGCGCGGCGGGGTGGTCATCGACGCTCAGTGCGCGACCAGCGACCCGGCGATCCTCGCCATCGGCGAAGTCGCCAGCTTCGAGGGCCAGTGCATCGGGCTGGTCGCGCCCGGCTACGCGATGGCAGAGGTCGCCGCCACGCACCTGCTCGGCAGCGCGGCATCCTTCCCCGGCTACGACCAGTCCACCAAGCTCAAGCTCGCGGGCGTTGACGTGGCGACCTTCGGCGACGCGTTCGGCACCACCGCGGGCGCCCTCGACGTGGTCTATTCCGACCCGATTGCGGGCCTCTACAAAAAGCTCGTGCTCTCCGACGACGCACAGACCCTGCTCGGCGGCATGCTCGTCGGAGACGCGACCGCCTATGGAACGCTGCGTCCCCTCGTCGGCCGCCCGCTCGGCGGCGACCCGGTCGCCTATCTCATGCCCGCAGACACGGTCGCTGCGGCGCCGTCCGGCGACCTTCCCGACGATGCGCTGGTGTGCTCGTGCAACGGCATCACGGCCGGGCGCATCCGCCTGGCGGTTTCCGAAGAAGGCTGCACCGATGTCGCCGGCGTGAAAGCGTGCACACGGGCCGGTGCCACGTGCGGATCGTGCATCCCGATGGTCACGAAGATCGTCGGCGCCGAGCTGGCAAAGACCGGCCACGCCCTGCGCAGCGGGCTGTGCGAGCACTTCGAGATGACCCGTCCGCAGCTTTTCGACGCGATCCGGGTCACCGGTCTCGACACCTTCAGCGCCATCGTCGAGCGCTTCGGCACGGGACGCGGGTGCGATATCTGCAAGCCGGTCATCGCCAGCATCCTCGCCTCGCTCCTGCACTCCCACGTGCTCGACGGCGAGAACGCCGCCCTCCAAGACACCAACGACCACGTCATGGCGAATCTGCAGAAGGACGGCTCGTATTCGGTGGTCCCGCGAATTCCCGGCGGTGAGATCACGCCCGACGGTCTGCTCGCGATCGGTGAGGTCGCCCGCGACTTCGGCCTGTACACGAAGATCACCGGCGGCCAGCGCATCGACATGTTCGGTGCCCGGCTCGAGCAGCTTCCGGAGATCTGGGGGCGACTGGTGGATGCCGGTTTCGAGTCGGGCCACGCATACGGCAAGTCGATGCGCACGGTGAAGTCGTGCGTGGGCTCGACATGGTGCCGGTACGGCGTGCAGGACTCCGTCGGCATGGCCGTGCGGCTGGAGCTGCGCTACCGCGGCCTGCGCTCGCCGCACAAGCTGAAGTTGGGCGTCTCGGGCTGCGCTCGGGAATGTGCCGAAGCGCGCGGCAAGGACGTGGGTGTCATCGCCACCGAGGCCGGCTGGAATCTGTACGTGGGCGGCAACGGCGGCTTCACGCCCCGGCACGCGACACTGCTGGCCGAAGACCTCGACGACGAGATGCTCGTCACCGCTATCGACCGCTTCGTGATGTACTACATCCGCACCGCCGATCGCCTCCAGCGCACCGCGGCGTGGCTGGAAGACCTCGATGGAGGCATCGACGCGCTGCGGGCCGTGATCTTCAACGACAGCCTCGGAATCTGCGCCGACCTCGACGCCGCGATGGCCACCCACGTCGACGCGTACGAGGACGAGTGGAAGGCCACTCTCGACGACCCCGACAAGCTGCGCCGGTTCGCCTCATTCGTGAACGCCCCCACCCTTCCCGACCCCGCGCTGGCCTACACGATCGAGCGCGGTCAGCCCCGGCCCGCCACCGCCGACGAACGCGATAACGGACGCGTCCTCATCGCCGGCACCACCTTGGAGGTACGCTCATGA
- the trmD gene encoding tRNA (guanosine(37)-N1)-methyltransferase TrmD produces the protein MRIDIVTIFPEFFDVLEVSLLGKARSSGLLDIRVHDLRDWTHDRHRTVDDTPYGGGAGMVMKPEPWGAALDAIVRDAATRPTIVFPSPAGEVFAQATAREFSGRDHLVFGCGRYEGIDERVFDYAATLGDVRLVSLGDYVLNGGEVAVMAMVEAAGRLIPGVVGNPDSLIEESHEDGLLEYPSYTKPALWRDREVPPVLLSGNHGAVDAWRHEQQLARTRERRPDLLEP, from the coding sequence GTGCGTATCGACATCGTGACGATCTTTCCTGAATTCTTCGATGTTCTCGAGGTGTCGCTGTTGGGCAAGGCGCGCAGCAGTGGACTGCTGGACATTCGGGTGCACGACCTGCGCGACTGGACGCATGATCGGCATCGCACCGTCGACGACACTCCGTACGGCGGGGGAGCGGGCATGGTGATGAAGCCGGAGCCGTGGGGTGCGGCGCTGGATGCGATAGTGCGAGATGCCGCGACTCGGCCGACCATCGTCTTTCCCTCGCCGGCCGGCGAGGTGTTCGCGCAGGCCACCGCGCGCGAGTTCAGCGGACGGGATCATCTGGTGTTCGGATGCGGGCGCTACGAGGGCATCGACGAGCGTGTCTTCGACTATGCGGCCACGCTCGGCGACGTGCGCCTGGTCAGCCTCGGCGATTATGTGCTCAACGGGGGAGAAGTGGCGGTCATGGCGATGGTGGAGGCTGCCGGACGGCTCATCCCCGGTGTGGTGGGCAATCCCGACAGTCTGATCGAGGAGTCGCACGAAGACGGACTGCTCGAGTACCCCAGTTATACGAAGCCCGCGCTGTGGCGAGACCGTGAGGTGCCGCCGGTGCTGCTGAGCGGCAACCATGGCGCCGTCGACGCCTGGCGGCATGAGCAGCAGCTTGCGCGCACGCGTGAGCGCCGGCCCGACCTGCTCGAGCCGTAG
- a CDS encoding uroporphyrinogen-III synthase: MTARANLSAALAGCTIVITADRRSTELTAALERHGARVQHAPALTIVPHADDTALALRTRELLDAPPDVVVVTTGVGFRGWMEAADEEGLGDDVHRALAGARFLARGPKARGAIQQAGFDTAWVAETETAAELGAYLVAEGLTGRRIAVQHHGAGADGLDELCTAHGAEVVSLTVYRWGPPPDPDAVRRSVHDAADGGADAVLFTSAPGAAEWLACAVREGLRAPIAARSASRRLLLAAVGPVTAAPLQAAGLTTTVADRGRLGALVRTVIGHFGTGGAHAVETPAGRLQLRSTGAVVDGSFLPLSRTCAAVLELLFDADGAVVSRRALQRALPRSAESTHAVDMAVARLREALGVQGLIRTVIKRGYRLEVREGALTS, from the coding sequence ATGACGGCGCGCGCGAATCTGTCGGCGGCCCTCGCCGGCTGCACGATCGTCATCACCGCTGACCGCCGCAGCACCGAGTTGACCGCAGCGCTCGAACGACACGGCGCGCGCGTGCAGCACGCGCCGGCGTTGACGATCGTGCCGCACGCCGATGACACCGCCCTAGCGCTGCGCACACGAGAACTGCTCGACGCACCGCCAGATGTCGTCGTGGTCACCACGGGCGTGGGATTCCGCGGGTGGATGGAGGCCGCCGACGAGGAGGGGCTCGGCGACGATGTGCACCGCGCTCTCGCCGGCGCTCGGTTTCTCGCACGTGGTCCGAAGGCGCGCGGCGCCATTCAGCAGGCAGGGTTCGACACGGCATGGGTCGCCGAGACCGAGACGGCCGCCGAGCTCGGCGCATATCTGGTGGCCGAGGGGCTGACCGGTCGAAGAATCGCTGTACAGCACCACGGAGCGGGTGCTGACGGTCTCGACGAGTTGTGCACCGCGCATGGTGCAGAAGTGGTGAGTCTGACCGTCTACCGGTGGGGGCCGCCGCCCGACCCCGACGCGGTCCGGCGGTCGGTGCACGACGCCGCCGACGGCGGCGCAGATGCCGTTCTGTTCACGTCGGCACCCGGTGCCGCGGAATGGCTCGCCTGCGCCGTGCGGGAAGGACTGCGCGCACCGATCGCCGCACGGTCGGCATCGCGCCGGCTGCTCCTGGCGGCTGTGGGCCCGGTCACTGCCGCTCCATTGCAGGCTGCGGGCCTGACCACGACCGTCGCCGATCGTGGCCGTCTGGGAGCGCTGGTGCGCACCGTCATCGGCCACTTCGGCACGGGCGGAGCCCACGCCGTCGAGACGCCGGCCGGTCGCCTGCAGCTGCGCAGCACGGGCGCCGTCGTCGACGGGTCGTTCCTTCCGTTGTCACGCACGTGCGCTGCGGTGCTCGAGCTGCTCTTCGACGCTGACGGCGCCGTCGTCTCGCGTCGCGCTCTGCAGCGCGCGCTGCCACGCTCGGCAGAGAGCACGCACGCCGTCGACATGGCCGTGGCCCGACTGCGCGAGGCGCTCGGGGTACAGGGGCTCATTCGCACGGTGATCAAACGCGGCTATCGTCTCGAGGTGCGCGAGGGCGCGCTCACATCATGA
- the cobA gene encoding uroporphyrinogen-III C-methyltransferase translates to MTTLLGLSLAGRTVLFVGGGALAARRLHRFLAEDAVVRIIAPVLHPDVAELAAQHDLDCTRRAVRAGDLDDVWLVHTATGDPRVDSWVAGVCEQRRILCVNASDGSHGTVRLAAETRAGDSVVGVVSDSGVDPGRSVHVRDQIADALRAGRMSMRRHRPTGAGRVSLVGGGPGAADLMTVRGRMLLAEADVVIADRLGPTEVLDELPADVEIVDVGKRPGHHPVPQQAINALLVEHARAGRHVVRLKGGDPFVFGRGGEEVAACLAAGVAVDVVPGVSSALAVPQAAGIPVTHRGVAAAVHIVNGQADLSETTLAALADARTTTVILMGVAALPRLIDAAVRAGVPMDRPVAIVERGHTAHQRITRSTVGEVVADARAVDVHNPAVIVVGEVTQAGLLLAADVAAVAA, encoded by the coding sequence GTGACCACCCTTCTGGGTCTCTCGCTCGCGGGGCGGACCGTGCTGTTCGTCGGCGGCGGCGCCCTCGCCGCTCGGCGCCTGCACCGGTTCCTCGCCGAAGACGCCGTCGTACGGATCATCGCACCGGTGCTGCATCCCGACGTGGCCGAACTTGCCGCACAGCACGACCTCGATTGCACACGGCGAGCTGTGCGTGCCGGCGACCTCGATGATGTGTGGCTCGTCCACACCGCCACCGGCGACCCGCGCGTGGACTCATGGGTCGCCGGTGTGTGCGAGCAGCGGCGCATCCTGTGCGTGAACGCGTCCGACGGCTCGCACGGCACGGTGCGCCTGGCCGCAGAGACCCGCGCGGGCGATTCTGTCGTGGGGGTCGTCTCAGACTCAGGGGTGGATCCTGGGCGCTCGGTGCACGTGCGCGACCAGATCGCCGATGCACTGCGCGCGGGTCGGATGTCGATGCGCCGGCACCGGCCGACGGGTGCCGGCAGAGTGAGTCTGGTGGGCGGCGGGCCCGGGGCCGCCGACCTCATGACGGTTCGCGGACGGATGCTGCTGGCCGAGGCCGATGTCGTCATCGCCGATCGCCTCGGCCCGACCGAGGTGCTCGACGAACTTCCCGCCGACGTCGAGATCGTCGACGTCGGCAAACGCCCCGGCCACCATCCTGTGCCGCAGCAGGCCATCAACGCGCTTCTCGTCGAGCACGCTCGCGCGGGGCGACATGTCGTGCGGCTGAAAGGCGGCGACCCGTTCGTCTTCGGTCGCGGCGGCGAAGAGGTGGCCGCCTGCCTCGCGGCCGGCGTCGCCGTCGATGTCGTGCCGGGAGTCTCCAGTGCCCTCGCTGTTCCCCAGGCCGCCGGCATCCCGGTGACCCATCGCGGTGTGGCCGCAGCCGTGCACATCGTCAATGGCCAGGCGGATCTGTCCGAGACGACGCTCGCTGCCCTCGCCGATGCACGCACCACGACAGTGATCCTCATGGGCGTCGCTGCCCTTCCACGCCTGATCGACGCCGCGGTGCGTGCCGGGGTTCCGATGGACCGCCCTGTCGCGATCGTCGAGCGCGGACACACCGCTCACCAGCGCATAACCCGCAGCACGGTGGGCGAAGTGGTGGCCGACGCGCGCGCGGTCGACGTGCACAACCCGGCGGTGATAGTGGTGGGAGAGGTGACACAGGCCGGCCTGCTGCTGGCCGCCGACGTCGCCGCGGTCGCGGCATGA